The window tatttttttatagttgctttttgttgtttttgtttttttttcttaacagcAAAATATCTAAAGGCAATGAATACTTTTATGTTGCATGCCATTGATGCAATAGAAAGTTGTAAATATTGAGTGAGTGTtgtaaaaagaaacattttattagCAAAGTATAGAAGATCAATTTCATTTCGAAACTATTTTGAATTATATATAACAAGTTCTTAAAACTACAATCTTCTCAAACTGCAAAAGTCTTAatgcattttataattttttacatattcgaTTTAGTGATGTCCAATATCAAAACATAGACAATAGCATGTATTCCCACAAAAATCTAAAGACTTAACTTGTCCGTCTAAGTCCAGAAAtccataaacatatttttgcaaaatattcgagccaaataaattatttttttgcaaactttaaatatatttaatatcctgaaaagatttagttttttacaaacaaaaaaatattttttttattttatttttttgacattttattttttttgttgaaattaaaactgaaaaaaaaacaatgttgtaaattttcgtatggttcaagaaaaaatatttcaactaaattatttattatttcattattgcattcatatataatgtttaaagATAAAATCTGTTGCAAGATATTTAacgaaatcttttaaaatataaatgtaattgtaataatttttaattccgTTTTTTGCAACTATTTTGACTTGAAAATTATACTAATGCATTCTTACAGTTAGGTActgactgacagtagacttaggtactttttgacagcgtttcacttctaaGTATTCAGTgcgacaaaatttcaaaaaaaatttatggaaaaatacaaaatttcaaaaatttcctagtattcttcatacaaatttttacgTCAACGAtggtttcgttttataaaatgaggggcATGATGAGTAAGGTGAGAGCGTTTAGGCAACAACCtcaacaaacacaatatttttttgtttgtttagagcAACGGTTCCCAAATGGGGGTCCGCGGACCCCTAGTGGTCCGTAGCAAAATCCTAGGGGGTCCGCGAAGTCGAACGAAATaatacaaagaataaaaaacattctgcttttataaatgttttttacacatttatttcattagtaaacaaatattttttttttcattttcaacatgcatctgtttgtttttgttaagaactaaaatacaaaaatattttatcgtaCATTGTAGATAATATAACGGCCAATTGCATAAAAGTACctataaaaagtgtttaaagcTCAACACTGAAAATTGTACCATCATCAGCACGTAAGAGCTAATACGTTTTTGATACAATTTCATTTGCTATCATTCTATGTGAATTACAATtctcaagaaaaaaattagtttagttagtgaaaaagtaaagatgtctaaaaaaagaaaatataacacaGATTACTTGAAATTTGGCTTtacatttgttaataaaaataatgaagattTGCCACAATGTGTTATATGTcacaaaattttgtcaaatgATGCAATGAAGCCGTCTAAATTAGAGAGGCATTTGGTAGCAAACCATCCACAATTCAAAAATAagacaaatcatttttttgcaTCTAAATTAAATACGTTAAAAAATATGAAGCTGGATTTATCTGGACAGTTGAATTTAGAAAGGGAAAAAACTATGGAAGTGTCctataaaatttcaatgttaatagcaaaatcaaaaaaacCACACACAATTGGCGAACGCTTAATAAAACCGTGTTTAGCTGCTGTTGGTGAAATGTTTGATATGGCCATAAAAGAAAAGATCTTAAAAATACCTCTTTCTGACAATTCAGTCAAGAGAAGAATTGATGATATGGCAGatgatattaaaaaacaacttcTTCAAAAGATTGAAAATTCCTTATTTATTGCACTGCAATGCGATGAAACTACAGATGTATCTCACTCAAGTCagcttttgttttattgtagatttatcgaagaaaacaaaataaatgaggagtttttatttgttaaatcattaaaaacgaCATCAAAAGGGAGTGATATTTATAAGGTCCTCTCCGATTTTTTATCCGAAAATAATATATCATGGAGTAAAGTAATCGGCATATGCACAGATGGTGCCGCCTCAATGATGGGTTCGCATTCAGGTTTTTTGAAGATGGCGaaggaaaacaataaaaatatgattggATCACATTGCGTTATTCATAGACATGCGCTTGCTTCCAAAACGTTGCCAGTAGAATTAAAAAATGCATTACAAACTGCTATAGATAtagtaaatttcattaaatcgaGTGCCTTAAGAACTAGACTATTTGAAGCCTTATGCATAGATCTAAATACAGAACAAACTAAATTATTGTTTCATACTGAAGTACGTTGGCTTTCTAAGGGCAATATGCTGAAGAGATTGTACAACTTAAAAACAGAAgtggaaatttttcttttggaaaaaaatgaaatactgtttaaaaaatttactgagaaatattttatattttatttcgcaTACATTTGTGACTTTTTCGAAGCATTAAACAATCTCAATTTGAAACTACAAGGCAGACAAGTGACCATACTGACAGCATACGATGCAATTAATGCATTCATGTGTAAAATATTGTTATGGAAAGATCGCCTTGAAACCCCCATACCAAAATATTCTTCATTTCCTCTACTGAATGATATTATTGATTCTTCCGACAACCAAATGTTTAATCTAAAAagtattataataaaacacttaGATACACTGCATAAAcaatttagcaaatattttccCGAGTTTAGCACAGCTTCTTGGCAAACCAATTTAATTTGCAATCCATTTAATATGGCTGTTGTTGACATACCTGACAATATCCAAGAAGAACTGATAGAACTACTAAATAATTCGTGTGCTAAGTCTGACTTTGAATCAATGACAGTTGAagatttttggttaaaatattataaagtttaCCCTTTGCTGGGGAATGAAGCGTTAAAACTTCTAATACAGTTTGCATCCACATATTTGTGTGAAGTCAGTTTCTCTGCCCTCCAATGCATAAAAACCAAATATAGATCTCGTTTAGATGTTGAAAACGAATTAAGATGTGCTTTGTCTGAAATCACTCCAAATGTTAAAgatattataaaatcaaaacaattttaattatttttgaaaattatttttcccgaaatatttttttataaaatatttaatgaattataATACTTTTATGTTGCTTATGTCAAAATatgttatgtaaaaaaataacgatCTCAAGTTTCTTAcaaatcttatattttttaatactaagtatttttatgttactttttatttgttttttcttttttttttttgttattagagactgtttatctttaaataaaaatatttatgaattaaaaatatattttaaaataataaatatacatattatagtttttgtCCGATTacgatttttattatatttatttcaaaaaatttaaacatgtatTGGGGTCCgtgggaaaatttaaatttcataaggGGTCCGTGAAGAAAAAAACGGTGGGAACCGCTGGTTTAGAGTATAggtcatatagtagtacatataggcgaaactgaaggggttttcaaagaaaaatttttattctcttcacacagaggAGCTcaaagagaataaaacaaacttgtgagaactaaacgcactcactaaatatcaaaattgcgatgatattaccacttattagtttttcttatcacttaaacttaatgattattatttttttcaacacttttcatttatttaaaaccccgaaaataatttatattttacaaacgaaaaaaaattttttttattctttgacattttattttaattaaaattgaaaaatgaaaagctgtacattttagtattgaaaattaaaaaagtattttactttttttaattcatcaacaaaataacaaaaagacgtgtttataatatgttttaagataaaatatattttcaaaaaaataactaatattttcatttactgccttataaaatttaattaataacacacaaagaaaataacgtataaaaaatacattttttagtaccttttgaacaactgtgtttatttttgtgcttctactaatacattctcaccagttaggtctttgacaggggacttaggtccttgacaattagtttcgcctatatactactatatggtataggttttgtcaaaatgaaatttctaaaattgaaaaattataaatattagaaagaaaatttgttgtgtatttcacaatattacatATACCACCGTCGttgcatttaaattgtatttgcaGCAGTACAACGTCTTATTAGTGCTTCATCTGATATTCTTCATTTGGAACCCTTTTATcagcattttcattcataattttttatatgaattttttttgtttgaaaacacaaatctaatttttatgttagaataaaaataaataaattatttttgacaaaacccaggcacttttacaataaacaaataaaaattagctGTCTTGATGATTTCATcttacttagtgcatcctgATGAGGGGGTTAATTTTTTgtccataaatttttttatcatttgacgtttcgttttataaaattatatcctAAATCCCAAAACTACCTCTAAGGCACATGCGGCAAATATAAGAAATCCCTGCGATTTAGAACAAAATGTTGTTCAATGACAAAACTGCCCCATCCCCTTTGCGAATTTAACCAATGGATGgagcggtatcgccgtttttagTCAGTTCGAAAACgttgaaaaaatatgtacattaattaatataacataGGAGTGATTTAAATGGATACAACTAAAGCCCTcatatctaagtatccaaattatgcaaaatataaagaataaaaaaataaaaactatgaaTATTTGTAGAAGATATTTTATGTAATTCATTATCGGAACAAGTAAATAAAACAGATTGGAGGATTCAACTATTAGAACAAAATTTGACTGATCATGACAAAAATATATCGTTCTATTAAAATGTTGGTCAACGACTAACAATCTGTATAACCTCCCCTTCGATGTGCGTTTTTTCTTTGTTGACCAAGCTTTTCAATACAAATACGAACAAATTTTATCAACAtctaataaaactacaaaaattgtatctttgtatgtgtataaactTTTACCACACGCACATACACACATGTTACATATAATGTACATGTACTTGTTCGATACAATTTCTTGGTCAGTTGATCGTTCActattaattacaaataaacatacataagtaaAGCAAACAAACATGTATATATTTCGATGAATCCGTTTATAAGTGTTTGTAAGTGTAAATGAAGGTATTATGAACCCAACAGTTCTGGAACTTACACTAAATTCCAaagcttaaaataaaacttaacattttttaaatgttcttatCATAAATTCATAAATGTGTAATATAATATCTAAAACTTTAGCCTTTTTAAGGCTGAAAAAAGGTCACAAAAATCTTGTTTACTAGTCTTGATTACATGTAATAGTCTTGCTTACATGTACTAATAGTCTTGATTACATGTAATAAGTAATCGATTGATTTTTCTTTGCATTTTAAAtgttacatacataaaaaaatttagtctAACGAGAACTTTAGCATTATTGTACAGTACTACATTATAGGGGCACATTGACTTGGAAAACTGttgggtataaatatatacagtTTTGTTGCTGCCTTTTGATTGTTTGATTATGATGGGCGGCGACGTTCATACTTCGTTTTGTCGTAGCTCTTCACACTTTTTTCAGCACTACTAACAATAAATACAGCaaccaacaactacaataatgttaaaaacaacACTATCCGTGAGTATAGAGTTCATTGCCACTTGTCAATTTATTGGTATAAATGTGACGCATTGCTCTGACATGTGACTTTCTAATCGTGTTTACCGAGTCTATGTGTAAATGTGTATGATTAAATGCTTGACTGGCTGGATGCACGGAcggtaaaaattatttttcattttattttcgttgttcccttttaattttattttaaaacaaaatacgtgATTTgacccaaaatatttaaacaaaatttgttttatttaatacttaattTTTCTCTCAAACACTCTTATTTCAGACAATATTCACCATAATGTCTTAAAGGAATGTGCTGAAATTGAAAAGGACTTGTATTCCAATATCAACGAAGACTCCAATGACCTGTCCTTAAGAAAACTTACAGACACACAGGAAGTGACAAGAAAAAGAGAACATATCAAATATACAAGTGGTTTTAAAACAAGACACCCACCAATTGCACCGCTATCACTAACACCGATCACAATTGTTGGGGAGAAAAAAATGCTTAGCGAACGCTCTTTACTATTGAGTggttacagtaacaacaatacaaTTGAAAGTGTTAAAACGAATTGTGAAAAAAGCAATACACCACCCTTGAGTGGGGATACGTCGCCGGTACAGGGGGCCGGTCTCACAATTACacctacaacaacagcagcagcggCAGCTGCTTATCTCTATTTGGAAAAGGTGAAAAATGAACAAATGTCACCACGTGTGACAGCAGCACAACTAGATTCCCTAAAGGATGCTATTATGGAATCATcagctgcagcagcagcagttgCTGCTGCAAtggtaaacaataacaatagtaaTTCtatcaataataacaacaatcacaacaacagcaatagcaTCAACAATAACAGCAGCACTGGCTCAGGCAGTGGCAGTGTAAGTAATTGCAGTAACAGCAGTAGCAGcataaacaacaatttagtcaATAGTCAGCTTCAAAATCAAATTGCCAACAATTCTATCAACAATACCAGTGATGAATTACAGAGTCATTCCCTGGCACAATCCTGCAGTCAaacacaccaacaacaacagcatcagtTTCAGATTCAGAAGCAATCGCACCAACATCATCACCATCACCAAACACAACAACAGTCATTACACATGAACAGCAATCATGTGAAAAAAGAGAGACTTAGCCCTGGCACTAACGGTGATCTCCAAACGACATTATCAaggtaaattaaaataatccaATTCAATTGGCTAATGTCTgcaaatattaacataaaataaatcacCATTGATAAACGATCTATAATACTTAATAAATGATCTTCAACAAGATTAGTCATATTATGctacttaaaacaaaattaatacaaaattaattaaaatagtctaataaataaaagaaaacaaacacttAATCATGTCTCCAAAAACAATCGTGattgttaaaaaacttaacaatagcgttttaaatattaaaaattctctcTTTCTTTCATTCTTAGTCCACAAAacgaaagaaataaaactacaacataaatatgtaaataaatattaaatacattcatTTATCAAATGTTAAccaatttagttttgtttaaaattgtagtTGTAGTCACCATGGGCATTCTTTTTGGATAGTTGATGGTTAACACGACACACGTTGGCTGTCAATATTAGTTCCACCAGAGACCACAAACAACAAACccaaaactaaattattaattaattacggGAGTATGAAAAAAACGTCAAAAGCTACTCGTTATGAATAAAGCTACGTTTAAATACActcgtaaaaaaatattagttaaaatggagtgttttataacaacaaaaaatacttttgtttttgacCATTAATCTGTATAGTAGTTAGTAAATGACTTCTATATAGAAGATAATGGTATTTTtgtgtagttttattttattttgtaatttttcttctcTAGCCAGTGTGAAACAATTTAACGCACTAcatgtgttaaaattattttttttaatttatttatcgaAACCAAAAACATGAATaatcttttgtttaatttaatatgaataacacGCACAAgtagataaataaaattattcatagTAAATTAAGACAATTCAAACCTGATGAATAGATTTAGTTCCAATTATTAATTCAATTTACATCgctgtgtaaaattttaatttacaaaacttCCGTTTACGGTTTCAAGGGGCAGACAATGATTGTTCTAACTAATTCATAGTGTCACCGTTTTCCAATATAGAATCAAACCATATACCGTTAAAAGTTATGCCAAATAACAGGGTGTTATTTGGAATAGTGCttatatcaaataaatatgGGAGATTGtggtaaaagtaattttctgaagggaaccttagtGGAAATGGACATTTTTTGGTGAGGTGGTTCTAACTCTCACTGcgaacatacataaatactaaaTATAAGTTCTATTcttttatagtaaatatttgGTTTGAAAAtcgtttatttatataatttatttctttattatttggaaatcgtttatttaaagaatttctttGGCCTTctgtaaaacaatataaacattggtattatgtaaacaaaaacgcTCAGAAttgtcagtaactcaaaatataGTTGGGTATATTTTACTTTGTCTTGTTACTTAATATCGGAGATGCATTGGAACAATAATTGAGTCATTCCCTTATAAATCGCCCTTCCAATTACAAAAGGACGATTTTTGAATCCATATGTTCGAAGTACAATttctcatatattttttatggggtTGCGATATGGTGAATTGACAGGTCACTTTCGGGTCTAACCACTCGATTGCAACTCAAAAGTTGACCTTAAATCTCCAAACGTCGTTTTAAATCTCCAAACTACGGGAGTCTTATTTTGTGTAATAGTTTAAAAGTTTCCAATATTTTGCTATtaccaaaataataaataatagttatttggGAAATagatctatataaataaatatgaataacaATTATTAATAGTATATCAATAATAACTTTAGAATTTGAACCATTgcagaaatatttgaaaatgtgtCAATTTTTTTGTCAGTTATATGTAGATGAATGTGTGTGTCTGTTTGGACtttataaaataagattttaatggCAAAATATCCAGAAAACTATCCCACACCAgtgacataaatttcaaaagaaataatattttttggcaattttatagcaatttttaaatttttctatcttaaaaaaagaaaatttctgaatGCGAAACTCTCTTAcccaaaaatttattcaaactcTATTATTTTGGACATGCTGAACACAACCAAATATTAGAAATCGGTTTAAAAGTTTTCGAGGTATTGCTTATTAtgatacaaatttaataaatttataacattaattttggaccaaaacttcatatttatttgttttttcaatatGGTTCACGAACTAgcgaaataaacagttttttgctctcctgaaaacttgtgttattttagatagagactattgaatatagtcccttgatttaaatatttaattttcaggCCTTATTAtttgacaaattaaaataacaaattaataaaaagcgAAATAAATATTTGGATAAATATAAGGTCAGTAGTGTGAGTcgaatattaaaataacaatagacTTTAGAACCAAATATAAACCagtttatttagtatttaaattataaaacaatcgTAGTAAAATCAAAATACCAAAAGAACaacattaaatcaaaaataCTTGTTACGTACATTTGGATGTTTTATAATAACAGAAATCGAATTTTCAGAGGTTCgtaaaaaactgaatcgtaccGTTCgaaattctataaataaaaaactatactaAGACAATAAATATTGCTGCTAACACCatcaacaattaaaaataagttattaaacattttgacACTTATCCAATAAGTTCGATTTGTAAATAATTCTTAAGCATAAATTGAAAgctattatgtaaatatacatagatatgtacacatatacatacaaatattcggtgtaaatatttactactttattaaaaacaaatattaaatcaaaataaagataaatgcCATGACACGATACAAAGATAGCGATGATGATGTGATGTTAGCAATATAAACTAGATTAAACAAAATGtgataaatacatatgtatttatgcaaatatatatatatatatatatatatatatatatatatatatatatatatatatatatatattatatatatatataatatataataaatatatatatatatatatatatatatatatatatatatatatatatatatataatatattatcttatatatatatatatatatatatatatatatataatatatatatatatatatatatatatatatatataatatatatatattatatatatatattatatatatatataaaataaagaaaataaagaaaaaatagatTACAATCAAATAGTTATTTCTGAAACTAAACCAATGTAAGTTTTACATTGAAAAGTTATGAggtaaaatgttaattatacctcttttcactacttctcattattcattattttaataatggcGACAAGTACGGCAACGCTcgcaaatagggagttaaagaagtacatACTTGCAATTTCGGTTACATAGAAGtcgttgagtaagttgttttgttttttttttcataataaaaaaatccagcGAAAATATGAACCAGGGACTTCGGGTTGTtagtcaaatgttctactcactgcaccactgCTTAGATATTTAATTGCGCggtttttacatacaaattacatattttgttttttgtaaaacacaattcttaacaCGCAATTAAATTAAGtgtgcaaacaaaatgaaaatatagtATTTCTATGTAAGATTAGAAAAGAAAGtaattactagagtacttcaaagtaatacAGACAGTTAGTACAACTctttaccaagtttttgctgggaatctttcttaatttgattaatatgtatgaatttaataatataaactcAATATGGCAGCTTTTTACTCATAAATTTCAGTGTTTTGTTATTTCTAGCAACAACTCATAGTTAGGATTAGATACACATTTGGAGGAAATGGGTTTAAATGGGCTTGTTCTTAGGtagcatttcattttaatattgagTGTATTAACATACGTTTAGATTAATAATTTAGAGAACTTTTTTTAGTATATTCCTTTGACTCTAACACCCGCCAGAGACCTTTATACAGGATGTATAGAGGGAAATGTCACCTTTCCGACTATATGCTGCGaaaatttaattctaaattattGAATTTCCGCCAACCTTCTTCATGTTGTTGCCCAAATGtgtaagtgaaaaaaataataaaaattgtttgttatggTTGATCGGAGAGGATTTAATTGtgcaatatacaattttttaattttaaatatgtatattgaagTGTAAACGAAAAATCTTGTTTCCGTATTATAaccattatttcttaaaaacttttttcagatCGCGCAGTACAACACCATCTTCATTTCGCGGCACGTCGCCGCAACAATCTGTTCACAGTAGTCCGTCCGAAACCATAGTACCAATGCATAATCTCTCTACGAATCTGCTGAATAGTATTCATCAGGCAGCTGCCTCAAGTCGACATGGAAATTTGAGTGTTTCTTCGCCTGGCATAACGAATGCAAATTCAGGACTTCCAGCCGATTTTCCAACGCGAAATTATTCTGATTTTATGCGAAGTTTGGCAGCCAAGTACAATAATGCAAATCCAAATGAGTAAGTAGCatctgaaatttttatttatcaaatttaaagCTTAGAAATTCtgataaattaacatttaaaaacattagtTACTTACATACaactttttataattacatatttacaGTAACTTGAAGCGGAATACATTGTTTGAAGCAACATCAAATAATATAACTAGCCAAAAGAAGGCATCAACAGCAGCACAAAAGACATCGTATGCACCGTCACCCACCACCCCAATTAATAAGGAAGTATCCATAACGACTACCTCTGCACTACCTCCCCCTCCACCGCTGGCATCAGCAGCCATCTCACCAGGCGAATCAACTCTTAAGCTGACACAACAGAATAAACTCGCCGCTGCAGTAGCAAATGCAGCGGCTGCCTGTACGAGTAATGTTTCGCCATATATGACTTCGTTTCTATCCAGCCTACCATTTTCGTCTGGAATTTTCCCTCCGCTTATAGACATGAGCAGCACCCAGGCATTAATAACTTTGGTAAGTGTTATTCTCTGAATTAATATGACTAATGTTGAAATTTCATGAGTAGTCACCAATTGAAtgcatgtgtttgtttttttattttttaggctCGGGCAGCCAAGGAAAATGAAATACATAACATTTTGAGTGCCTCAACACAACACCCAAAAAGATCTGCAGCCAGCAATTCGCCCTCACCTAGTCCAAGTTTGAATATGGCCCTTCAGCAGGCAGCACAATTTATTTCACCTGCACTCATCTACTCTGCTCAACTTCAGAAACAGCAGCTGCAACAGCAGGCTTCAAGGCAATCTAGTCCACGTTTAGCAAACATTTCAAATTCCACAACGTCCAGTTCCACTTCTGCTAAAAATAATAGGAATCTTGGTGATAAACTGAATGTTTCACCATTAGACTTGAGCTCTCAGCCGCCAGCATCTAAACGTTTCAAGGCTGAATCCACATCAAGCCAAAGTAGTAACGATGGCTTAATACATACCACCATAACAAGAGCGTCGTCTTCAACTGCCACAACGTCTCCATCACCCCCGCCCCTTAATGAAAAATCTTTGAACATGAATGCTTCTATTGCTTCTCCGGCTGCAACAGCTTCTGCCGTTGTTGGCTCGAGTACAAAGACAGAAGCAAC of the Lucilia cuprina isolate Lc7/37 chromosome 2, ASM2204524v1, whole genome shotgun sequence genome contains:
- the LOC111679008 gene encoding probable serine/threonine-protein kinase DDB_G0282963 isoform X1, whose product is MKETDTETSVIWPPWCYADNIHHNVLKECAEIEKDLYSNINEDSNDLSLRKLTDTQEVTRKREHIKYTSGFKTRHPPIAPLSLTPITIVGEKKMLSERSLLLSGYSNNNTIESVKTNCEKSNTPPLSGDTSPVQGAGLTITPTTTAAAAAAYLYLEKVKNEQMSPRVTAAQLDSLKDAIMESSAAAAAVAAAMVNNNNSNSINNNNNHNNSNSINNNSSTGSGSGSVSNCSNSSSSINNNLVNSQLQNQIANNSINNTSDELQSHSLAQSCSQTHQQQQHQFQIQKQSHQHHHHHQTQQQSLHMNSNHVKKERLSPGTNGDLQTTLSRSRSTTPSSFRGTSPQQSVHSSPSETIVPMHNLSTNLLNSIHQAAASSRHGNLSVSSPGITNANSGLPADFPTRNYSDFMRSLAAKYNNANPNDNLKRNTLFEATSNNITSQKKASTAAQKTSYAPSPTTPINKEVSITTTSALPPPPPLASAAISPGESTLKLTQQNKLAAAVANAAAACTSNVSPYMTSFLSSLPFSSGIFPPLIDMSSTQALITLARAAKENEIHNILSASTQHPKRSAASNSPSPSPSLNMALQQAAQFISPALIYSAQLQKQQLQQQASRQSSPRLANISNSTTSSSTSAKNNRNLGDKLNVSPLDLSSQPPASKRFKAESTSSQSSNDGLIHTTITRASSSTATTSPSPPPLNEKSLNMNASIASPAATASAVVGSSTKTEATTTAFTPIKVASSTSATSSIAPAVTVRQCQAQSEELNSWTVDDVCAFVGSIDICAEYVKHFRDQCIDGSGLPLLTEDHLVNSLGMKLGPALKLRSVLAKKLGGPCPCVSCVAQVQQVLALQTGGMTASTAAATIATPTTTSDHTTNSISANVTAIGSSSNSSGSCNSHLPKNPLSSSSSTNCSNYNSSNSVNKNESTAATTTSSTNTIFTNSSTTNVCNNDANTNNTPRSNCNTNVGNISSPPPQSSSAATAPLLQQPQQHHLHQQQHSPSQNICSNDNSNPTTYRHDNVDSSS
- the LOC111679008 gene encoding probable serine/threonine-protein kinase DDB_G0282963 isoform X2, whose protein sequence is MLSERSLLLSGYSNNNTIESVKTNCEKSNTPPLSGDTSPVQGAGLTITPTTTAAAAAAYLYLEKVKNEQMSPRVTAAQLDSLKDAIMESSAAAAAVAAAMVNNNNSNSINNNNNHNNSNSINNNSSTGSGSGSVSNCSNSSSSINNNLVNSQLQNQIANNSINNTSDELQSHSLAQSCSQTHQQQQHQFQIQKQSHQHHHHHQTQQQSLHMNSNHVKKERLSPGTNGDLQTTLSRSRSTTPSSFRGTSPQQSVHSSPSETIVPMHNLSTNLLNSIHQAAASSRHGNLSVSSPGITNANSGLPADFPTRNYSDFMRSLAAKYNNANPNDNLKRNTLFEATSNNITSQKKASTAAQKTSYAPSPTTPINKEVSITTTSALPPPPPLASAAISPGESTLKLTQQNKLAAAVANAAAACTSNVSPYMTSFLSSLPFSSGIFPPLIDMSSTQALITLARAAKENEIHNILSASTQHPKRSAASNSPSPSPSLNMALQQAAQFISPALIYSAQLQKQQLQQQASRQSSPRLANISNSTTSSSTSAKNNRNLGDKLNVSPLDLSSQPPASKRFKAESTSSQSSNDGLIHTTITRASSSTATTSPSPPPLNEKSLNMNASIASPAATASAVVGSSTKTEATTTAFTPIKVASSTSATSSIAPAVTVRQCQAQSEELNSWTVDDVCAFVGSIDICAEYVKHFRDQCIDGSGLPLLTEDHLVNSLGMKLGPALKLRSVLAKKLGGPCPCVSCVAQVQQVLALQTGGMTASTAAATIATPTTTSDHTTNSISANVTAIGSSSNSSGSCNSHLPKNPLSSSSSTNCSNYNSSNSVNKNESTAATTTSSTNTIFTNSSTTNVCNNDANTNNTPRSNCNTNVGNISSPPPQSSSAATAPLLQQPQQHHLHQQQHSPSQNICSNDNSNPTTYRHDNVDSSS